The Lactuca sativa cultivar Salinas chromosome 2, Lsat_Salinas_v11, whole genome shotgun sequence genome includes a window with the following:
- the LOC111884697 gene encoding protein trichome birefringence-like 8: MDLRQETQPQKLPHFFILPFPTKKDVAYALILFISLIIFSIVFCNLLAPFYPHLLHPFSFSKTLPDTLLPRSTNTCDYSFGKWVWDETYPNQKYNEDCPFLDPGFRCQRNGRRDVGYVNWRWQPHGCDLPRFDARDFLERSRNGRIVFAGDSIGRNQWESLLCMLSHGVSNLSTIYEEHGNPITKHKGFLSIRFHDYNLTIEYYRVPFLVVIDDPPENSSEEILRAIRVDKLHRFSSKWAGADILVFSAGHWWNQDKTLKMGWYFQEEKTLNLTMDVMEAFAKSLQTLKSWAFKNSDRSYIFFRSYSPVHYRDGEWNTGGHCDRNKAPETDYMNPESEHLNNQIISNVVKEMETDEHKVQFLNITYLTTMRKDGHPSRYREPGTPLKAPQDCSHWCLPGVPDTWNELLYAQLLSSGFKTR, translated from the exons ATGGATCTTCGTCAGGAAACTCAACCCCAAAAGCTACCCCATTTTTTCATTCTACCCTTTCCCACTAAAAAAGACGTGGCCTATGCACTCATTCTCTTCATCTCTCTTATCATATTCTCCATTGTTTTCTGCAACCTCCTAGCCCCTTTCTACCCTCATCTTCTTCATCCTTTTAGCTTCTCCAAAACCCTACCCGATACCCTACTTCCAAGATCCACAAACACCTGCGATTATTCGTTTGGGAAATGGGTTTGGGATGAAACTTACCCTAACCAAAAGTACAACGAAGATTGCCCTTTTCTTGATCCGGGATTCCGGTGCCAGCGCAATGGCCGCCGGGATGTTGGGTACGTCAATTGGCGATGGCAACCGCATGGGTGCGATCTACCAAG ATTTGACGCGAGAGATTTTCTTGAAAGAAGCAGAAATGGAAGAATAGTTTTCGCCGGAGACTCCATCGGAAGAAACCAATGGGAGTCTCTACTATGCATGCTTTCTCATGGAGTCTCAAACCTTTCCACAATATACGAAGAGCATGGAAACCCTATAACCAAACACAAAGGCTTCCTTTCAATCAGATTCCATGACTACAATTTAACCATCGAGTATTACCGGGTCCCTTTCCTGGTAGTCATCGACGACCCACCGGAAAATTCGTCGGAAGAAATCCTGCGAGCCATTAGAGTTGACAAGCTCCACCGGTTCTCTTCAAAGTGGGCCGGAGCAGATATTCTTGTCTTCAGCGCCGGTCACTGGTGGAACcaagacaaaaccctaaaaat GGGGTGGTATTTCCAAGAAGAAAAGACACTGAACTTGACAATGGACGTGATGGAAGCATTTGCGAAGTCTCTTCAAACATTAAAGTCATGGGCTTTCAAGAATTCCGATAGGAGCTACATCTTCTTTCGAAGCTATTCACCAGTACATTACAG GGATGGAGAATGGAACACCGGTGGACATTGTGATCGTAATAAAGCACCAGAAACAGACTACATGAACCCAGAAAGTGAACATTTAAACAATCAAATCATTTCAAATGTAGTCAAAGAGATGGAAACTGATGAACACAAAGTCCAATTCTTGAACATTACGTATCTAACAACAATGAGAAAAGATGGTCACCCTTCGAGATATAGGGAACCAGGTACTCCATTGAAGGCTCCACAAGATTGTAGCCATTGGTGTCTACCTGGTGTCCCTGACACGTGGAACGAACTTCTTTATGCTCAACTATTGTCTAGTGGGTTCAAAACAAGGTGA